A single window of Archangium gephyra DNA harbors:
- a CDS encoding response regulator, which yields MRTILVVEDEFDVQQVVADVLRDEGYEVSVCGNGRDALQSLRAHRPDVVVMDVMMPILSGMQALEEMRRTPGLDGVPVVLMSETSPRASEPRHWQAFLKKPFRLEQLLDAVARASGVAGRA from the coding sequence ATGAGGACCATCCTGGTCGTCGAGGACGAGTTCGACGTGCAGCAGGTGGTGGCGGACGTGCTGCGGGACGAGGGCTACGAGGTGTCCGTCTGCGGCAACGGACGGGATGCCCTGCAGAGCCTGCGCGCGCACCGCCCGGACGTCGTCGTGATGGACGTGATGATGCCCATCCTCTCCGGCATGCAGGCGCTCGAGGAGATGCGCAGGACGCCCGGACTGGATGGGGTGCCCGTCGTCCTCATGAGCGAGACCTCCCCACGCGCCTCGGAGCCGCGTCACTGGCAGGCCTTCCTGAAGAAGCCCTTCCGGCTGGAGCAACTGTTGGACGCGGTGGCCCGGGCCTCGGGCGTGGCGGGCAGGGCCTGA
- a CDS encoding Ppx/GppA phosphatase family protein → MPTSPQQPVLAAIDVGTNAVRLELARPDAEGSLETLHQERDPIRPGEGVFTSGEMPEETADRLLSTLRRYAALCRRHKARVRAVATSAMRDAKNREEIVRRVRDEAGLNLEVVSGKEEARLICLGVLHRKPEHTRSLLVDIGGGSTEVVLATGEKPEDLWSLALGSVRLTDMFDASGKVTPKQLRLMRSYVEEQLRKAIPERIPNLPRVALGSSGTINAVVGFAASEGTGHVSVRQLTSAVETLAEMTPERRRKRFDPRRADIIVAGATVLERVARHLGVETVTGVNRGLRDGLLVDLMYRQDETREDTSLADAAVAMGRRLLFDEKHARQVALLALTLFDDLAALHQLPLSCRPYLETAALLHDVGNAVSYERHHKHTYYLIHNSDIPGLADRERELVARVARYHQRSPPELNHAGMEGLSTTEARLVRKLATLLRVANALDSGHHQPVKELRAVNGRDAVSLHFKSRQPVDLELWTVERETALFRRVFGKRLTLHVSR, encoded by the coding sequence ATGCCCACCTCCCCCCAACAGCCCGTGCTCGCCGCCATCGACGTGGGCACCAACGCCGTCCGCCTGGAGCTGGCCCGGCCGGATGCGGAAGGCTCGCTGGAGACACTCCACCAGGAGAGAGATCCCATCCGCCCGGGAGAGGGAGTCTTCACCAGCGGGGAGATGCCCGAGGAGACGGCGGACCGGCTGCTGTCCACGCTGCGGCGCTACGCGGCGCTGTGCCGGCGGCACAAGGCCCGGGTGCGCGCGGTGGCCACCAGCGCCATGCGCGACGCGAAGAACCGCGAGGAGATCGTCCGGCGGGTGCGCGACGAGGCGGGGCTGAACCTGGAGGTGGTGAGCGGCAAGGAGGAGGCACGCCTCATCTGCCTGGGGGTGCTGCACCGCAAGCCGGAGCACACGCGCTCGCTGCTGGTGGACATCGGCGGAGGCTCCACCGAGGTGGTGCTCGCCACGGGCGAGAAACCGGAGGACCTGTGGAGCCTGGCGCTGGGCTCGGTGCGGCTCACGGACATGTTCGACGCCTCCGGGAAGGTGACGCCCAAGCAGCTGCGGCTGATGCGCAGCTACGTGGAGGAGCAGCTGCGCAAGGCCATCCCCGAGCGCATCCCCAACCTGCCCCGGGTGGCGCTGGGCTCCTCGGGCACCATCAACGCGGTGGTGGGTTTCGCGGCGAGCGAGGGCACCGGGCACGTGTCGGTGCGCCAGCTCACGAGCGCGGTGGAGACGCTGGCGGAGATGACGCCCGAGCGGCGGCGCAAGCGCTTCGACCCGAGGCGCGCGGACATCATCGTGGCGGGCGCCACCGTGCTCGAGCGGGTGGCGCGGCACCTGGGGGTGGAGACCGTCACCGGCGTCAACCGGGGCCTGCGCGACGGGCTGTTGGTGGACCTGATGTACCGGCAGGACGAGACGCGCGAGGACACCTCGCTGGCGGACGCGGCGGTGGCCATGGGGCGGCGGCTGCTCTTCGACGAGAAGCACGCGCGGCAGGTGGCGTTGCTCGCCCTCACCCTCTTCGACGACCTGGCGGCGCTGCACCAGTTGCCGCTCTCGTGCCGGCCGTACCTGGAGACGGCCGCGCTGCTGCACGACGTGGGCAACGCCGTCAGCTACGAGCGCCACCACAAGCACACCTATTACCTCATCCACAACAGCGACATCCCCGGCCTGGCGGATCGCGAGCGCGAGCTGGTGGCCCGGGTGGCGCGCTACCACCAGCGCAGCCCGCCGGAGCTCAACCACGCGGGGATGGAGGGGCTGAGCACCACGGAGGCCCGGTTGGTGCGCAAGCTGGCCACGCTGCTGCGGGTGGCCAACGCGCTGGACAGCGGCCACCACCAACCGGTGAAGGAGCTGCGGGCCGTCAACGGCCGGGACGCGGTGTCCCTGCACTTCAAGTCGCGCCAGCCGGTGGACCTGGAGCTGTGGACGGTGGAGCGCGAGACAGCCCTCTTCCGCCGCGTCTTCGGCAAGCGGCTCACCCTGCACGTCAGCCGCTAG
- a CDS encoding sensor histidine kinase, with protein MSEQSAQEGILDFLAVPVLRVEEETGRVLSANAAARALPFSLEAPAPDAVLDETGTPLPAELCPVRRASRGEPLEGVLFRWKTPEGERSFVVHSRLDRSRSPAVATVSFQDVTQWRRAEEDLLRALGARDTFLSVASHELKSPITALQLVLERLQRAARREVGFSGAQLAERLEPALRQVRRLGVLVQNLLDVSRARNNHFDLDRERFELGSLVREVCERFSEQARQAGSQLTLEDCPQVEVHWDRLRMEQALTNLVTNAIKYGAGGPISVRAGLHGGVVSLHVADRGIGVAREDHERIFNPFERASSGHRVESLGLGLYIVREIARAHGGTVELTGRDGGGSCFTLRLPMEAVEEGYE; from the coding sequence GTGTCCGAGCAGTCGGCACAGGAGGGCATCCTCGACTTCCTCGCCGTGCCCGTGCTGCGGGTGGAGGAGGAGACGGGACGGGTGCTGTCCGCCAACGCGGCGGCCCGGGCGCTCCCCTTTTCCCTCGAGGCCCCGGCCCCCGACGCCGTCCTGGACGAGACGGGAACGCCGCTGCCTGCCGAGCTGTGCCCTGTGCGGCGCGCCTCGCGGGGCGAGCCCCTGGAGGGCGTGCTCTTCCGCTGGAAGACTCCCGAGGGGGAGCGGTCGTTCGTGGTGCACTCGCGTCTGGACCGCTCGCGCTCACCGGCCGTGGCCACCGTGTCCTTCCAGGACGTGACGCAATGGCGGCGGGCCGAGGAGGATCTCCTGCGGGCGCTCGGGGCACGTGACACCTTCCTGTCCGTCGCCTCGCACGAGCTCAAGTCCCCCATCACCGCGCTCCAGCTCGTCCTGGAGCGGCTGCAGCGGGCCGCCCGGCGCGAGGTGGGTTTCTCCGGCGCCCAGCTGGCCGAGCGGCTGGAGCCCGCCTTGCGCCAGGTGCGCCGGTTGGGCGTGCTGGTGCAGAACCTGCTCGACGTGAGCCGGGCCCGCAACAACCACTTCGATCTGGACCGCGAGCGCTTCGAGCTGGGCTCCCTGGTGCGCGAGGTGTGCGAGCGCTTCTCCGAGCAGGCCCGGCAGGCGGGCTCGCAGCTCACCCTGGAGGACTGTCCCCAGGTGGAGGTCCACTGGGATCGGCTGCGGATGGAGCAGGCGCTCACCAACCTCGTCACCAACGCCATCAAGTATGGCGCGGGCGGGCCCATCTCGGTCCGGGCCGGGCTTCACGGCGGCGTGGTGTCGCTCCACGTGGCGGACCGGGGCATCGGCGTGGCCCGGGAAGACCACGAGCGCATCTTCAACCCGTTCGAGCGGGCCTCCTCGGGCCACCGCGTGGAGAGCCTGGGGCTCGGCCTGTACATCGTCCGGGAAATAGCCCGTGCCCATGGGGGCACGGTGGAGTTGACGGGGCGCGACGGCGGAGGCTCCTGCTTCACGCTGCGCCTGCCCATGGAGGCGGTTGAGGAGGGGTATGAGTGA
- a CDS encoding S-adenosylmethionine:tRNA ribosyltransferase-isomerase — MNAARWPREQPDSGRLLHVAPRSGRIDDVRMAELPRMLRPGDLLVLNDAATLPAALHGHTEAGAPIELRLVAREEEGTWTAVLFGAGDWRTRTEDRPLPPPVSPGERLVLGGLGARVVAVLPPSPRLLRVSFEAQGAALWAALYRAGRPVQYAHVERPLALWHIQTAYAARPWAVETPSAGLPLTWALLLDLKRRGVRLASLTHAAGLSSTGDAVLDAALPRPERFDVPAASVEAIHATRASGGRVVAVGTTVVRALEGRAAQTGGRLEAGEGVTDLLLGPGFVPRVVDGLLSGMHEPGTSHFTLLQAFAPAELLRAATVLAEAHGYLGHEFGDSCLLLDP, encoded by the coding sequence ATGAACGCCGCCCGTTGGCCCCGGGAGCAACCGGACTCCGGACGCCTGCTCCACGTGGCGCCCCGCTCGGGGCGTATCGACGATGTCCGCATGGCCGAGCTTCCCCGGATGCTGCGCCCCGGAGATCTGCTCGTCCTCAATGACGCCGCGACCCTGCCCGCGGCCCTGCATGGCCATACGGAGGCGGGCGCTCCCATCGAGCTGCGGCTCGTGGCCCGTGAGGAGGAGGGCACGTGGACCGCCGTCCTCTTCGGCGCGGGAGACTGGCGCACGCGCACCGAGGACCGGCCCCTTCCTCCGCCCGTCTCTCCGGGCGAGCGGCTCGTGCTCGGGGGGCTGGGAGCGCGCGTGGTGGCCGTGCTCCCTCCGTCCCCGCGCCTGCTGCGGGTGAGCTTCGAGGCACAAGGGGCCGCGTTGTGGGCCGCGCTCTACCGCGCCGGAAGGCCCGTGCAGTACGCGCACGTGGAGCGTCCGCTCGCGCTCTGGCACATCCAGACGGCCTATGCGGCGCGGCCGTGGGCGGTGGAGACCCCCTCGGCGGGACTGCCCCTCACCTGGGCACTGCTGCTGGATTTGAAGCGCCGGGGCGTGCGGCTCGCTTCACTCACGCATGCCGCGGGGCTGTCCTCCACGGGGGACGCCGTGCTGGATGCCGCGCTCCCTCGCCCCGAGCGCTTCGACGTGCCCGCCGCCTCGGTGGAGGCCATCCACGCGACACGGGCCTCGGGGGGACGGGTGGTGGCGGTGGGCACCACGGTGGTGCGAGCGCTGGAAGGGCGCGCGGCGCAGACGGGAGGCCGGTTGGAAGCGGGGGAGGGGGTGACGGACCTGCTGCTCGGACCGGGCTTCGTCCCGCGCGTGGTGGACGGGCTGCTCTCCGGCATGCACGAGCCCGGCACCAGCCACTTCACCCTGCTCCAGGCGTTCGCCCCGGCGGAGCTGCTGCGCGCCGCCACGGTGCTCGCGGAGGCGCACGGCTACCTGGGGCACGAGTTCGGCGACTCGTGCCTCCTGCTGGATCCGTGA
- a CDS encoding SDR family NAD(P)-dependent oxidoreductase — protein sequence MKLEGKLEGKVVLVTGASRGLGEALMETFARKGARVVGVSRNADEMEAVASRLRARGYEAHALAADVGDKEAIHPLVGAASALVGPIDVLVHNASTLGPTPLPLLLDTACEDLGQVLEVNLVGPFRLTKAIAGAMVLRGGGVVVHVTSDAAVSAYPRWGAYGVSKVALEHLGRIWAAELEGTGVRFLNVDPGEMDTVMHRDAIPEADPATLARPRDVAARLVALVESVDAHPSGARVEAARVEVGRPEAA from the coding sequence ATGAAGCTCGAAGGGAAGCTCGAAGGAAAGGTCGTGCTGGTGACGGGGGCGAGCCGCGGGCTCGGCGAGGCGTTGATGGAGACCTTCGCCCGGAAGGGAGCGCGGGTGGTGGGCGTCTCGCGCAACGCGGACGAGATGGAGGCGGTGGCCTCCCGGTTGCGCGCCCGGGGCTACGAGGCGCATGCGCTCGCCGCCGACGTGGGAGACAAGGAGGCCATCCACCCGCTGGTGGGCGCCGCCTCCGCCCTGGTGGGTCCCATCGACGTGCTCGTGCACAACGCGAGCACGCTGGGGCCCACGCCGCTGCCGCTGCTGCTGGACACCGCTTGTGAGGACCTGGGGCAGGTGCTGGAGGTGAACCTCGTGGGACCCTTCCGTCTCACCAAGGCCATTGCCGGTGCCATGGTGCTGCGGGGCGGGGGCGTGGTGGTGCACGTCACCTCGGATGCGGCCGTCTCGGCCTACCCGCGCTGGGGTGCCTACGGCGTGTCCAAGGTGGCGCTGGAGCACCTGGGGCGCATCTGGGCCGCGGAGCTCGAGGGCACGGGCGTGCGCTTCCTCAACGTCGACCCCGGGGAGATGGACACCGTCATGCACCGCGACGCCATTCCCGAGGCGGACCCCGCCACCCTCGCGCGTCCCCGGGACGTGGCCGCGCGCCTCGTGGCGCTCGTGGAGTCGGTGGACGCGCATCCGTCCGGGGCCCGGGTGGAGGCCGCTCGCGTCGAGGTGGGACGCCCGGAGGCCGCATGA
- a CDS encoding zinc-dependent alcohol dehydrogenase, giving the protein MKAVVFHGIGDIRLEDVADPVLQQDTDAIVKLTASAICGTDLHFVRGTFPGMRPGTILGHEGVGIIEALGPDVRNLRVGDRVVIPSTIACGTCSYCRSGYYAQCDVANPNGKRAGTAFFGGPEMSGPFHGLQAEKARVPFANVGLVKIPDEVTDAQAILLSDIFPTGYYGADIAEISPGDTVAVFGCGPVGQFAILSAKLMDAGRIFAIDCHLDRLEAARAQGAEVINFDEEDPVETILRLTGGIGVDRAIDAVGVDAMHAHHGPAAKTARKEKAEFKRELKEVAPNTNPEGDNWVPGDAPAQAVMWAVQALAKAGTLAIIGVYPQQMRTFPIGEAMNKNLTLNMGNCNHRKYIPHLMELVRTGAVEPTELLTHVQPLTSALDAYRAFDARKPGWLKVELEPSMLT; this is encoded by the coding sequence ATGAAGGCAGTCGTCTTTCATGGCATTGGGGACATCCGGCTCGAGGACGTCGCGGACCCTGTCCTCCAGCAGGACACGGACGCCATCGTCAAGCTGACGGCGAGCGCCATCTGCGGCACGGACCTGCACTTCGTGCGCGGCACCTTCCCGGGCATGAGGCCGGGCACCATCCTCGGGCACGAGGGCGTGGGCATCATCGAGGCGCTGGGCCCGGACGTGCGCAACCTGCGCGTGGGAGACCGGGTGGTGATTCCCTCCACCATCGCCTGCGGCACGTGCTCGTACTGCCGCTCGGGCTACTACGCGCAATGCGACGTGGCCAACCCCAACGGCAAGCGCGCGGGCACGGCGTTCTTCGGCGGGCCGGAGATGAGCGGGCCCTTCCACGGTTTGCAGGCGGAGAAGGCGCGGGTGCCCTTCGCCAACGTGGGGCTGGTGAAGATTCCGGACGAGGTGACGGACGCGCAGGCCATCCTGCTCTCGGACATCTTCCCCACGGGTTACTACGGGGCGGACATCGCGGAGATCAGCCCCGGGGACACGGTGGCGGTGTTCGGCTGCGGGCCGGTGGGCCAGTTCGCCATCCTGAGCGCGAAGCTGATGGACGCGGGGCGCATCTTCGCCATCGACTGCCACCTGGACCGGCTGGAGGCCGCGCGGGCCCAGGGCGCGGAAGTCATCAACTTCGACGAGGAAGATCCGGTGGAGACCATCCTCCGGTTGACGGGCGGCATTGGCGTGGACCGGGCCATCGACGCGGTGGGCGTGGACGCGATGCACGCGCACCACGGGCCGGCGGCGAAGACGGCGCGCAAGGAGAAGGCCGAGTTCAAGCGCGAGCTGAAGGAAGTCGCGCCGAACACGAACCCGGAAGGAGACAACTGGGTGCCGGGTGACGCGCCCGCCCAGGCGGTGATGTGGGCGGTGCAGGCGCTGGCCAAGGCCGGCACGCTGGCCATCATCGGCGTGTACCCGCAGCAGATGCGCACGTTCCCCATCGGCGAGGCGATGAACAAGAACCTCACGCTGAACATGGGCAACTGCAACCACCGCAAGTACATCCCCCACCTCATGGAGCTGGTGCGCACGGGCGCGGTGGAGCCCACGGAGCTGCTCACCCATGTGCAGCCCCTGACGAGCGCCCTGGATGCCTACCGCGCCTTCGACGCGCGCAAGCCGGGCTGGCTCAAGGTGGAGCTCGAGCCGTCCATGCTGACGTGA
- a CDS encoding ATPase domain-containing protein: MSESETKNTESTARDARIQSGIPRLDFILKGGLKHGGIYALMGPPGSGKTILANQLCCNHIQKQEGRCVYMTLLIESHAKMISHLSTLSFFKPEFIPDRLYYISGYQQVREEGFSGLMELIRRTLRERQATFFVIDGMESAEQFATSPQAYREFVHGLQAFTNLLGCTTLLVSNVRERTHVENAVVDGVIELSDKLIGPRAVRELTVHKFRGSDYLRGRHEVEITGEGLVIHPRTEIQFAKPPEQAGEQRVRMGFGLKRLDEMLDGGLPSGSTTALIGAPGTGKTLLGLSFLVEGARQGQRGTYFGFYEPPPRLIEKAEDVGLPLERYVKKGLIDLVWQPPLEHFMDSLAEQLLERLREGKKKERQRLFIDGAEGFRAAAVYPDRIPRFLSALTNQLRMQDVTTVMTDELELFQPELNLPTPELANVVETVLLLRYVELRSQIYRLLSIMKMRESRYDTSLREFRISRDGIDVADSFASAEAILSGHGRIRNGRKKAEAPKKKAKAGVLKRVLGRGRGR, translated from the coding sequence ATGAGTGAGTCCGAGACAAAGAACACGGAGAGCACGGCGCGGGACGCCCGCATCCAGAGCGGCATCCCCAGGTTGGACTTCATCCTCAAGGGAGGGCTCAAGCACGGCGGCATCTACGCCTTGATGGGGCCTCCGGGCAGCGGGAAGACCATCCTGGCCAACCAGCTGTGCTGCAACCACATCCAGAAGCAGGAGGGGCGCTGCGTCTACATGACGCTGCTCATCGAGTCGCACGCGAAGATGATCTCGCACCTCTCCACGCTGAGCTTCTTCAAGCCGGAGTTCATCCCCGATCGGCTCTACTACATCAGTGGCTACCAGCAGGTGCGCGAGGAGGGCTTCTCCGGGCTGATGGAGCTCATCCGCCGCACGCTGCGCGAGCGCCAGGCCACCTTCTTCGTCATCGACGGCATGGAGAGCGCGGAGCAGTTCGCCACCTCGCCCCAGGCCTACCGGGAGTTCGTGCACGGCCTGCAAGCCTTCACCAACCTGCTGGGCTGCACCACGCTGCTGGTCTCCAACGTGCGCGAGCGCACGCACGTGGAGAACGCCGTGGTGGACGGTGTCATCGAGCTGTCCGACAAGCTCATCGGCCCCCGCGCGGTGCGCGAGCTGACGGTGCACAAGTTCCGCGGCAGTGACTACCTCCGCGGCCGCCACGAGGTGGAGATCACCGGCGAGGGGCTGGTCATCCACCCGCGCACGGAGATCCAGTTCGCCAAGCCGCCCGAGCAGGCGGGCGAGCAGCGCGTCCGGATGGGCTTCGGCCTGAAGCGGTTGGACGAGATGCTCGACGGGGGTCTGCCCTCGGGCTCCACCACCGCGCTGATCGGCGCGCCAGGGACGGGAAAGACGTTGCTGGGGCTCTCCTTCCTGGTGGAGGGGGCCCGTCAAGGCCAGCGCGGCACCTACTTCGGCTTCTACGAGCCGCCCCCCCGCCTCATCGAGAAGGCCGAGGACGTGGGCCTGCCGCTGGAGCGGTACGTGAAGAAAGGCCTCATCGACCTGGTCTGGCAGCCACCGCTGGAGCACTTCATGGACTCGCTGGCCGAGCAGCTCCTGGAACGGCTGCGGGAGGGCAAGAAGAAGGAGCGCCAGCGCCTGTTCATCGACGGCGCCGAGGGCTTCCGCGCGGCGGCGGTGTACCCGGACCGCATCCCCCGCTTCCTCTCGGCGCTCACCAACCAGCTGCGCATGCAGGACGTGACCACCGTCATGACGGACGAGCTGGAGCTCTTCCAGCCCGAGCTGAACCTGCCCACCCCGGAGCTCGCCAACGTGGTGGAGACGGTGTTGTTGCTGCGCTACGTGGAGCTGCGCTCGCAAATCTACCGGCTGCTCTCCATCATGAAGATGCGCGAGAGCCGCTACGACACCTCGCTGCGCGAGTTCCGCATCTCCCGCGACGGCATCGACGTGGCCGACTCCTTCGCGAGCGCGGAGGCCATCCTCAGCGGCCACGGGCGCATCCGCAACGGCAGGAAGAAGGCGGAGGCGCCCAAGAAGAAGGCGAAGGCGGGAGTGCTCAAGCGGGTGCTCGGGCGTGGGAGGGGGCGATGA
- the ppk1 gene encoding polyphosphate kinase 1, whose product MDFPDSQLFINRELSWLAFNERVLDDARTRELPLYERLKFFAIASSNLDEFFMVRVAGLKQQLASGVAEPAADGLLPAEQLSAISERVHALVEAASRLWAEELYPGLLAAGVSILTRDKLTAEQKLAARTYFTTSVFPALTPLAVDPGHPFPHLRNKSLNVAVLLRREGPKRRRNVHGTSLAVVQVPSVLRRLVPMPGEKGLAFLLLGEVIALCAAELFPGYVVEHAAAFRVTRNWDLNVDEEESEDLLSTIQEELRRRDRGAAVRLELDASASPQMESLLMAALKLGPMDVYRQQFPLQPSDLMALTELDARPELRVESFTPTVPPVLRDVESILDVVAGRDILLHHPYESFDPVVRFLEEAAEDPDVLAIKQTLYRTSGDSPIARALSRAVENGKQVAVLVEIKARLDEANNIAWARKMEESGVHVVYGLIGLKTHAKVALVVRREGHGIRRYVHLGTGNYNPHTARLYTDLSLFTSREEIADDVSALFNMLTGYAVAPQWKRLAVAPMGLQEKVLALIQREAEKARKGEPARIVAKMNSLVDSTVIRALYAASQAGVEIDLLVRGICCLRPGMPGVSERIRVTSVVDRFLEHSRVFAFGAGSHPEVWMSSADWMPRNFVRRIETMFPVEDPAIRQRLLDEVLGVALRDNVKARRLQVDGTYVPVGRDGTAVRSQGVLMELARRNNQPDTKPLQALRHATAPDAPPRQVPQTGS is encoded by the coding sequence GTGGACTTTCCTGACTCGCAGCTCTTCATCAACCGTGAGCTGTCCTGGCTCGCCTTCAACGAGCGGGTCCTGGACGACGCGCGCACCCGGGAGCTGCCGCTCTACGAGCGGTTGAAGTTCTTCGCCATCGCCTCCTCCAACCTGGACGAGTTCTTCATGGTCCGCGTGGCGGGCCTGAAGCAGCAGCTGGCCAGCGGCGTGGCCGAGCCGGCGGCGGATGGCCTGCTGCCCGCCGAGCAGCTGAGTGCCATCAGCGAGCGGGTGCACGCGCTGGTGGAGGCGGCCTCCCGCCTGTGGGCCGAGGAGCTCTACCCGGGGCTGCTGGCCGCGGGCGTCTCCATCCTCACGCGGGACAAGCTGACGGCCGAGCAGAAGCTGGCCGCGCGCACCTACTTCACCACCTCCGTCTTCCCGGCCCTCACCCCGCTCGCGGTGGATCCGGGGCACCCCTTCCCGCACCTGCGCAACAAGTCCCTCAACGTGGCGGTGCTGCTGCGGCGCGAGGGCCCCAAGCGCCGGCGCAACGTGCACGGCACCTCGCTGGCCGTGGTGCAGGTGCCCAGCGTGCTGCGCCGGCTCGTCCCCATGCCCGGTGAGAAGGGTCTGGCCTTCCTGCTGCTGGGCGAGGTCATCGCCCTGTGCGCCGCCGAGCTCTTCCCCGGCTACGTCGTCGAGCACGCCGCCGCCTTCCGCGTGACGCGCAACTGGGATCTCAACGTGGACGAGGAGGAGAGCGAGGACCTGCTCTCCACCATTCAAGAGGAGCTGCGCCGGAGGGACCGGGGCGCGGCGGTGCGCCTGGAGCTGGATGCCTCGGCGAGCCCGCAGATGGAGTCCCTGCTGATGGCGGCCCTGAAGCTGGGGCCCATGGACGTGTACCGGCAGCAGTTTCCGCTACAGCCCTCGGACCTGATGGCGCTCACGGAGCTGGATGCGCGGCCGGAGCTGCGCGTGGAGTCCTTCACGCCCACGGTGCCCCCGGTGCTGCGCGACGTGGAGTCCATCCTGGACGTCGTCGCCGGGCGCGACATCCTCCTGCACCACCCCTACGAGTCGTTCGATCCGGTGGTGCGCTTCCTGGAGGAGGCGGCCGAGGACCCGGACGTGCTGGCCATCAAGCAGACGCTGTACCGCACCAGCGGGGACAGCCCCATCGCCCGGGCGCTGTCGCGCGCGGTGGAGAATGGCAAGCAGGTGGCGGTGCTGGTGGAGATCAAGGCCCGGCTGGACGAGGCCAACAACATCGCCTGGGCGCGGAAGATGGAGGAGAGCGGGGTGCACGTCGTCTACGGGCTGATCGGCCTGAAGACGCACGCCAAGGTGGCGCTGGTGGTGCGCCGCGAGGGCCATGGCATCCGCCGCTACGTGCACCTGGGCACGGGCAACTACAACCCCCACACCGCGCGCCTGTACACGGACCTGTCCCTCTTCACCTCGCGGGAGGAGATCGCCGACGACGTGAGCGCGCTCTTCAACATGCTCACCGGCTACGCGGTGGCCCCGCAGTGGAAGCGGCTGGCGGTGGCGCCCATGGGCCTGCAGGAGAAGGTGCTCGCGCTCATCCAGCGCGAGGCGGAGAAGGCCCGGAAGGGAGAGCCCGCGCGCATCGTGGCGAAGATGAACTCGCTGGTGGACTCCACCGTCATCCGCGCGCTCTACGCGGCGAGCCAGGCGGGGGTGGAGATTGACTTGCTGGTGCGCGGCATCTGCTGCCTGCGGCCCGGGATGCCCGGGGTGAGCGAGCGCATCCGCGTGACGAGCGTGGTGGACCGCTTCCTGGAGCACAGCCGGGTGTTCGCCTTCGGGGCGGGCAGCCACCCCGAGGTGTGGATGAGCAGCGCGGACTGGATGCCGCGCAACTTCGTGCGCCGCATCGAGACGATGTTCCCCGTGGAGGACCCGGCCATCCGCCAGCGGCTGCTGGACGAGGTGCTGGGGGTGGCGCTGAGGGACAACGTGAAGGCGCGCAGGCTGCAGGTGGACGGCACCTACGTGCCGGTGGGCAGGGACGGCACGGCGGTGCGCAGCCAGGGGGTGCTGATGGAGCTGGCCCGGCGCAACAACCAGCCGGACACCAAGCCCCTCCAGGCGCTGCGCCACGCGACGGCCCCGGACGCGCCCCCGCGCCAGGTGCCCCAGACGGGGAGCTGA
- a CDS encoding Imm52 family immunity protein, which produces MSCPMELFQAGAHWAGRRESAEACARRVEVLFRQLGRCDPAYSRWFEYAYSRKHSLQLPFEPTSETFLRFFERRKYRLAREVFTFEAWTGQEQQGRGGMLSFTCGSNESFYPNGCLLHLPREEPAASRVLTVSVLREVVRAMVLAWDPDGCAVIAQGDRGAKKAMEDGGTCLGWLTYVSGQRGRVPSLPRPARAEPMEDQGTLIVLTPERFSLDNPAHVALAGRVRERLEKAGLLPPPGG; this is translated from the coding sequence ATGTCATGCCCGATGGAACTTTTCCAGGCGGGGGCACATTGGGCAGGACGGAGGGAGTCCGCCGAGGCGTGTGCCCGGCGCGTGGAGGTCCTCTTCCGGCAGCTGGGACGGTGTGATCCGGCCTATTCGCGGTGGTTCGAGTATGCGTACTCGCGCAAGCACTCGCTCCAGCTGCCGTTCGAGCCCACCTCCGAGACGTTCCTCCGGTTCTTCGAGCGCAGGAAGTACCGGCTGGCGCGGGAGGTGTTCACCTTCGAGGCGTGGACGGGACAGGAGCAGCAGGGGCGCGGCGGCATGCTGAGCTTCACCTGCGGCTCGAATGAGTCGTTCTATCCCAACGGGTGTCTGCTGCATCTGCCCCGGGAGGAGCCGGCCGCCAGCCGGGTGCTCACCGTCTCCGTGCTGAGGGAAGTGGTGCGCGCCATGGTGCTGGCCTGGGACCCGGATGGGTGCGCGGTGATCGCTCAGGGAGACCGGGGCGCGAAGAAGGCGATGGAGGACGGAGGTACCTGCCTCGGGTGGCTCACCTACGTCTCGGGCCAGCGGGGCAGGGTGCCATCCCTGCCGAGGCCCGCGCGTGCCGAGCCGATGGAGGACCAGGGCACGCTCATCGTCCTCACGCCGGAGCGCTTCTCCCTGGACAACCCGGCCCATGTCGCCCTGGCCGGGCGCGTTCGCGAGCGGCTCGAGAAGGCGGGCCTGCTGCCTCCGCCTGGAGGTTGA